The Flaviramulus sp. BrNp1-15 genome has a window encoding:
- the pabB gene encoding aminodeoxychorismate synthase component I, producing the protein MRTKQIHTLKNAKTFKNQLLIWAQQFDDVVWLDSNNYNQKYANYDAVLAVDAFTSIKTDYLQGFEKLKEYQTITKDWIFGYLTYDLKNDVEVLKSTNFDGLEFPDLYFFQPKKLFFFKDNYVEILYLNMVDDDIESDLNDIQSSNHLKIEQPTDPIKIHLRIHKDEYFEKVNNMLDHIHRGDIYEANFCQEFYAENTAINPLETYNKLNTISNPPFATFLKCDDKYLLSASPERYLKKEKETIISQPIKGTAKRSDNVKEDEQLKSDLLNDEKERSENIMIVDLVRNDLSKTALKGSVKVEELCKIYTFDQVHQMISTVTSKIDVNTHPVDVIKSTFPMGSMTGAPKISAMKIIEELEETKRGLYSGTVGYFSPEGDFDFNVVIRSILYNDTKKYVSYSVGGAITAKSNPLKEYEECLVKAKAMRTVLEN; encoded by the coding sequence TTGAGGACAAAACAAATTCATACATTAAAAAACGCTAAAACTTTTAAAAATCAATTACTGATTTGGGCACAGCAATTTGATGATGTAGTTTGGTTAGATTCTAACAATTACAATCAAAAATACGCCAATTATGATGCTGTTTTAGCTGTTGATGCTTTTACAAGTATAAAAACCGATTACCTTCAAGGGTTTGAGAAATTAAAAGAATATCAAACCATTACTAAAGATTGGATTTTTGGATATTTAACCTACGATTTAAAGAATGATGTAGAAGTTTTAAAGTCTACTAATTTTGATGGTTTGGAGTTTCCTGATTTATACTTTTTTCAACCCAAAAAACTATTTTTTTTTAAAGATAATTATGTAGAAATCTTGTATTTAAATATGGTTGATGACGACATTGAAAGTGATTTAAATGATATTCAGTCATCAAACCATTTAAAAATTGAACAGCCAACAGACCCAATTAAAATTCATTTAAGAATTCATAAGGACGAGTACTTTGAAAAAGTAAATAACATGTTGGATCATATTCATCGAGGTGATATTTATGAAGCCAATTTTTGTCAGGAATTTTATGCAGAAAACACAGCAATAAATCCATTAGAAACCTACAACAAACTAAATACTATTTCAAATCCGCCATTTGCTACGTTTTTAAAGTGTGATGATAAGTATTTATTATCTGCTTCACCAGAAAGGTATTTAAAAAAGGAAAAAGAAACTATTATTTCTCAGCCTATAAAAGGAACTGCAAAACGATCTGATAATGTAAAAGAGGATGAGCAGTTAAAATCTGATTTATTGAATGATGAAAAGGAGCGTAGCGAAAATATCATGATTGTGGATTTAGTGAGAAACGATCTTTCTAAAACTGCTTTAAAAGGTAGTGTTAAGGTAGAGGAATTATGCAAAATTTATACATTTGATCAAGTGCATCAAATGATTTCTACTGTCACTTCTAAAATTGATGTAAACACACACCCTGTGGATGTTATAAAAAGTACTTTCCCAATGGGAAGTATGACGGGTGCTCCTAAAATTTCTGCAATGAAAATTATTGAAGAGTTAGAGGAAACTAAACGCGGACTCTATTCTGGAACTGTTGGGTATTTTTCTCCAGAAGGCGATTTCGACTTTAACGTAGTTATTAGAAGCATACTTTATAACGACACTAAAAAATATGTATCCTACTCTGTAGGTGGAGCCATTACAGCAAAAAGTAACCCACTTAAAGAATACGAAGAATGCCTTGTTAAAGCCAAAGCTATGCGAACCGTTTTAGAAAATTAA